A region of the Phaseolus vulgaris cultivar G19833 chromosome 11, P. vulgaris v2.0, whole genome shotgun sequence genome:
TGTATATTCTAGCTTGAGGTTATGTAGTATTGAATTGTTTGActtgtataataattttaatactaACATGATACTAATCATATAACATCTACACCTtatatactacaagaaaaatagAATTATTATACTAATTAAGCTAATTAAGGATGAATCAAAGCTATTAGCAAGACTACAGTAGTTCCTACTTTTAGGTATaactatataatataataattaaaagaatcAATCAAAGATTGCAGACCCTTAATTAAGAAAACTTAATTGCAATCTAAAGACAACAACAATAAATAGAAGAGACAAAACCAAGAAAATGGTGAACATTCAATACTCTTAACATAAGTGAACTATGATAGGTTCATCACTTATGCTTAATCCGAGGGGTTTGTGTTCTTTTAGATTATAAACCATCCATTATGGTAGCATTAATACCAATGTGGTATTTTGTCCTACACACCAAGAGAAGTTTAGAATATCTGTTCCATTAGATTATTAACCCTCCAGTATGGAATACCAATGTGGTATTTGGTCTTATACACCAATAGAAGTTTAGAATATTTGAGATTACATGTCTAGGATTACTTCTACAACAGAAGAGATTTATGATTCACCGATAAATGTTAGTTAACAACGAATGAGAGACATTATTAAAATTGAGGAGATAAAACCAAGGAAATGACAAATACTAAGTGATCTAGCGCTAGGATCTCATAAGGTTTTGGTTATAACAGAAAAATGAGATTGAAATGATAATTTTGGTTATAACAGAAGAGATAACTCTATTCTAGCATGAAAGTTAATGTGGTCCTAAACGCAACTTTTTCTTACCTCTGTTTAGAAATAATTCGAGACCAAAATCTCGTTGTACATCTCAAAATTTGGTCAAACATGCTAACTTGAAGATAAAATCAATTTTGCCCCCTTTGAATTATGATTTGAGATAACTACAGTCTAAACATGCACAAGTTGTTAATGAAGCAAGAGAGAATAGATAGAAGATAAGGGAAAACCCTTTTATTGTTTTCCCCGAGACCAGGGTTCTGAACCAGTAAACTACATAGATATCCTGCTTCAAAATGTAGAACTTTACAAGACAATCAATACACATGCAACCAAATTATCTACGTCAACAAATACTCAAACAACACAGTTTTATGCCGTGCAAGATAATATGTTCCACTTCCTCTAGTCGTCATCAACATAGATAGTCTCCTGTTTGAACAGGCCACCAAATACATTTCTCACCTCCTTAGCTGTCTCTGCCTTCTTCGGTTTTTCTGGTTTACTAGCAGCTCTTCTCGGAGGAGTTTGTTTAACCACGGCTTTGTTTGGCGCGAGGTTCCGAGCCTTGGCCTGTCCCCTTACTGTGGCTAGCTGAACCTTTGGTTTCTCATCCTCCTCAGGCTTTTGGATTGAAGTAGTAATCTGTGAGCTCAACTTTTCCCAGGAAAACCCTGCACCAAAGCCTTTTGCCTTGTTCAAGAGGTTTTCCACCGAGGCTCCAGCTGCCTCTGCCTTCTCTTGAGCCTCTTGGGCCAGACTACCAGCCCGTGCTTCTTGCTGCGAAAGCTTTTTCACCTCTTGTTCCAACTTCTTTGCTGATTCAGCAGCTTCACTGGCCTTTTCAGCAGCCACTCTTGCCTCCTCCTCTGCCTTCGCTTTTTCCTGCAATTCAGAATAGGCTTTCCTTCTTCCATCCTCGGGAATAGGACTGCAAAGGAACTCATAAATCAGATAGAAAGACCTACTGATCCTCCTCAGAAGGAACCAACTAAAATATCATTGTTCTGCTACAGATGAAAAAGAGACACAACTAGCTATACATCAACTGTTTTACCTAAAAAGTTCATCCACACGCTTCAAAGGGGCATTCGGATCCGAGTACACTTTCACAACCTATTAGATTGAGAGAGAGGTGTATTGGACAACGGAAAGCTTCAAAGAGTTCTTGTTCTCGTAATCATAATTCGCACATTATTAAAGATTGTGATGAAATTACGATCACAACTTAATTGCACTTTAAAAACTGTTTAATATATTCAATGTCTTGAAAACATTAAAATCATTCGATGCCTTCTTTATTTGATGAAAGAAGGAGTAGTATAAAGATTTTATAAGAAATTCCAGCAAACACTAGATGCATAATCCGTAAAAGAATACCTTGTTTTCTGCTACCTCAGTATTGGCGAAGACATCAGCCACCAACGATGCAATCTTGGACTTGGCTACCTAGATCATTTTCTAAAAATCTATTATCCTCAGGTATGGGGAGAAAACGGTGgggaaaaaagaaaacaatatcATTCATCGCATACATTACATTACTTTATAGTCGTTCGCACTAGTGGTTTCTTCGCCCAAGACGACCACATTGTAGGAACTCTCGGGTGTGAAATCATCGGTCAAACTTGTCTTGATGAAGGTGTATTTGACGTCAGTTTCAATAACTTTCTGCAGGAACTCTTGTATGCTCAAGGATTGAGACCGGGAGAAGAGATTGTTGAAGAAGGAGGAGAGACCATCCAGTACATTGTAGGTGGAGGCCCCGGCGCTGCTCTCGTCGTAGATGACAGCCACGTGGCTCACTCCTGCCAACTGTGCTGCCTGAACCACTTGCAATGCGTCTGATGCAGACACCTCTGCTGCTGGACCGTTCTCTGCGGAACCAATGGTGACAACCACTTTGCTGGCATTGCCTATGGCTTTGGCTATTGAATCAGCATCGTCAAAGCTTGATTGCACAGCGTTCAGACGCTTTGCCTGCTCATTTGATATAATCTGTGTATTTACCATGCACGCATTAGTTTCCCAAATACACTCCAAATCGAAATTTCATAGAGTAATGATACGCAATTTGgtataatatttatgttttttatttctcCTCATCGCCCATTTTCTACTTATCTATTAACCAGAAAGATTTTTCCTTTCATAAAAGGTCAACACATGTCCCATTGTGTGCTCTGTAATACTAGTGATTTCTCCAGAGTTTTAGAACTTTCGTAAACCATGAAATTAGAATTAGTACGCTTTCTTGCCACATCACATCCATCTCATTAAgtaatcttaatatttttttaaatatgtatttcaATCTAAATATCTTATTTGCAAATTGcattttttattagtataaGTTTACATGGTACTGACCAATTTTTGTGTGTCTGATAGCAACAGAATTTTTGACGTGATGTTCTAAAAAACCGTCAACAATCACCATATTTTAAGATGATGTTGTAGATCATGTCACAAATCTCGATTTCAAGGTGATTTGTATAATGACGAAGTTGATCATATTCTTCTTCTAAGAGTAGAACTACTTATGACAAAGAAATATGTAATTTAGTAGAAAAAAAGTTTGGTAACTGATCCTTGAGACGGTcagaatttgaaaatttgaaataggCAATTAAAATTTGAAGTGGTGAGTGATGAAGAGGGTTAACCTTGTATTGAGCAGCAAGACGAGCCAATTCCTGTGCAGAGGCGAGTTCGGGGACTCCAGCTCGTACACTAAAACCTTCCCTAAGCAGCGTTTGTGCAATGCGAATACCAGACTGGCCTGTAGCGCCAGCAACAAAGACTGTGGAAGGATCCTTGCGCCTTGGATTTCCAAATGAAAAGCCTGGCGAAGAATTGTTGGTTGGAAGTGGGATCAAGGAAGTGACATCAGGTATCTTTCCAAAGTCCAAACGAAAGGGGTTGGAATTGGAAGAGGTATCTTTATCTTCAGGAGAAGAATCATCTTTGGGTTTGCCTAGCCCAAATGATGGGAATGATCCGGACTTCTTGGCAAAGACTCTGAGCCTTGGATTCCGAAGGGTCAACCTTGAATGGGGCGTTGTGGCTAAGAGGGATGAATTGGACGTAAGAGTGGGAGTCATGGATGGATTTCCAAGGTCACCCTCACCTTCAATAGGAGGGAGTATAAGTCTTTTGGATTCTCTACTTCTACCTCTACCTCCTCACCCTTTGAATCAttgctttttctttctttcaattatCTCAATGGGAGAGGCAACCGGAATCTAGCCAATTGCCTCCAGCCACGTACTCATACTTTATCCCTTTGCGGAAATATCCAACACCAGACGTTCCAGTAGCACAGAAAATGACGTTCCTTTTTAACACATGAATCGAAAATCGTATCCCCTCTAGCACTGTTTTCGTCCATTAATGCAGCACTGTGCTAGTTACGGAATTATTTTACGCTGAAAATTATGGATAAGGGACAGTGTCCCAACCCAATATAAGGTAGGAAAAGCTTTCATATGTAAACAACTATCGGCTAAAAAAATGGTTTcgaaattttgttttttcttttgtgaaCCATTTACATATTACAGACACGTGAATATAGTAAGTTTCGAACAAAATATTGTATGAAGGACTTCACAATTAGTAAGTGCAAAGAAATATGCGTGAGCTTGGGATATAACTAGTTACTTAGGCATAAAGTGAATAGcataacaaattttatttaaacaccACGATAAACAACATCTAATTGTTGCACTTTGATTTACTTGACTCTGATGTGTATGATAGAGGTAGTGAAAGCATCTCTCCATGGGGCGTGCGTTGAGCTACCGTCACCAGACTAGCCAGATTTGGTAGGGGAAATACGTTAACTCTTCAGTAAAAAGCTTAATATTGAGTATAGTTTAATACCAGTATGCTTCTACGGTTATTTAGTAATTACTCGTAGCCCGAGTAAATTCATATAAACTCCAAATACATGCCATTTAAAACGTTAACCCAAAACCAGTTCTTGTTTACTCGCTCCCTCTTTCTTCAGAACAATAATAATTTCATAATGATGAAATAAGTATTAAACAGTAATTATATTCTGCAAAACTAAAGATTTCTACTTAAAACATATATAccgaataaaaaataattgtatatcTCCAAAAAGATCGCgttaatacattttaaaacaCTAGAAAAATTATCTATCACAATACACGGTTAATCAAAACATCGTCTACAATTTAAATGCTACGTAACAAAAATGACCCACTGTTGATCGTTTTTTTTTAACTCCTATTTTCTAGAAACTTCTATTACAATTATTTGAcaagtatttttaaaactagTCCTTCAAAAAAATAGGCCAGAAAATGCTTTCACAACTAtctacaatatttttaaaaaaaagttgcatTAACATACCAAaacctatttttaaaattagcaTACGTGATTCTCGTCATGTGCTCATAACATTCATGCAACACGCGACAACGAGCGTTGGAAGTTTACACAAGCAAAATAGGTTTATGCATTGAAACCAAGGTAAACTGGAAACAAGCACTCGAATCATAACGTAAAAATAAACAAGGCGTTAACGTTGCAACGAAGCGGAGAAATCAAAAGCAAATTAACTCCCTACACGAAGCAACCATAAGACCCACTAGACTGGAATGCTTTTAAAGATATCGCCAACTTATTGCACACAATCACAGGTAAACGACCACACATTTGTACAACAAAGCATACAGCTACATCAACCTCAATGGACCCAACAAATACATCAAGGAAGAATTCCGGGAAACAGCCCAGGAACAACTCCTGAGATGCAAACGttaatcatgaaaaatataCAGCGGTAAAGAACCGCCTATGTCATATACAACAGATTCACCTATGAAGCTCTTCTAGAACTAGAAAATTGGCTAAAAGAATGAATACTTCACCTGAATTGAAGTTCAAAATAAAGATCTGCACATGGTCTTCTCACCAGGTCATCTAGAGTTGACATAAAATTCATCTACCAATTGACCAGAAAGCTAATTTAGTATAAAcctcattaataatattaccaAGACCTTCAGGATTAATCTGGTCTAAATAGGAAACTAGTCAACATTACTGAGCACATCAATGCCATAGGGataaatcaagaaacaaacgTGGAACAAACCAAAAAACAATAGAAGATAGAACCAAGACGCACCACCCAAAAAACATGAAATTCCCAACTAAGGGGAGACAAATATTACCAGTAAATATAGGGCAATGTCTGCATAGAGTTGTACTCAACAGATTTGCTCAGTAAGCGTCATTTATCCATTTCCGCTGCCAGCATTGAAGATAGATAACATCAAACAGTTAccaaaaaataaacaaacataACATTTGTAAAGGGTTCTTAAACAAGCTAAGATATTTCTCAAGTTTTTAAAGcataaaacaacttaaaaactcAGAAGTGATGCATTTAATTATTCATGCCCCTCTTTGCTTTGAGGGATTCAAGAGCCTTGTTCCGTAATTCAATCTCAAGCTTCTTTTGCTCAGTTGGTGTCTCTTCACCGTCACTTTGATGATAATCTCGTTCAGCTTCCTCATCGTCTGAACTATTGTTTGTTTTACTCTTCAGCTTCAGCTTCTCTGCACGCCGTTCCTCCCTTCTGCGACGCCTCTCTTCCCGTCTTTTACGCTTATCCTCCTTCCGCAACTTCTTCTCCTCCTTTCTCCTCTTCTTAGCCTCTTTCCTGTCCTCTATATCAGAATCATAACTAT
Encoded here:
- the LOC137807505 gene encoding protein PLASTID TRANSCRIPTIONALLY ACTIVE 16, chloroplastic, with translation MTPTLTSNSSLLATTPHSRLTLRNPRLRVFAKKSGSFPSFGLGKPKDDSSPEDKDTSSNSNPFRLDFGKIPDVTSLIPLPTNNSSPGFSFGNPRRKDPSTVFVAGATGQSGIRIAQTLLREGFSVRAGVPELASAQELARLAAQYKIISNEQAKRLNAVQSSFDDADSIAKAIGNASKVVVTIGSAENGPAAEVSASDALQVVQAAQLAGVSHVAVIYDESSAGASTYNVLDGLSSFFNNLFSRSQSLSIQEFLQKVIETDVKYTFIKTSLTDDFTPESSYNVVVLGEETTSANDYKVAKSKIASLVADVFANTEVAENKVVKVYSDPNAPLKRVDELFSPIPEDGRRKAYSELQEKAKAEEEARVAAEKASEAAESAKKLEQEVKKLSQQEARAGSLAQEAQEKAEAAGASVENLLNKAKGFGAGFSWEKLSSQITTSIQKPEEDEKPKVQLATVRGQAKARNLAPNKAVVKQTPPRRAASKPEKPKKAETAKEVRNVFGGLFKQETIYVDDD